Genomic segment of Saprospira sp. CCB-QB6:
CAATACCTTCAGGAGGACATTTAAAAGGAATCATCATTTAAATGTGTTTAATAAAATAATAGATTATGGAAAACCAGCAAGGAGAAAAAGTAGAGGTATATAATATGCCTCGCATTGGTGATCAGGCGCCAGATTTTACAGCAGTAACGACAAAAGGAAGCATTACCTTTTCGGATTATGCAAAAGATAAGTGGGTTGTGCTTTTTTCACATCCAGCGGATTTTACTCCTGTTTGTACCACTGAAATGAGTGGATTTGCTTTGCGTAAGGCGGAGTTTGAGGCTTTAAATACGGAATTAATGGGTTTGAGTATTGATAGTATTCATGCGCATTTGGCTTGGGTAAACAATGTGCGTAAAAATACAGGCGTTTATTTGGACTTTCCCATTATTGCCGATATTGATATGAAAGTATCTAAGCTATATGGAATGTTGCAGCCCAATGAGAGTGATACGGCAGCGGTGCGGGCGGTATTTTTTATTGATCCCAAAAAGAAAGTTCGCTTGGTTATGTATTACCCATTGAATGTGGGCCGCAATATGGATGAGATTTTGCGTGCGTTGG
This window contains:
- a CDS encoding peroxiredoxin gives rise to the protein MENQQGEKVEVYNMPRIGDQAPDFTAVTTKGSITFSDYAKDKWVVLFSHPADFTPVCTTEMSGFALRKAEFEALNTELMGLSIDSIHAHLAWVNNVRKNTGVYLDFPIIADIDMKVSKLYGMLQPNESDTAAVRAVFFIDPKKKVRLVMYYPLNVGRNMDEILRALEALQVSDEHKVAMPLDWRKGDKVIVPPPKTLEQMDARLADDSCEKVDFYLAKKSL